The following are from one region of the Streptomyces changanensis genome:
- a CDS encoding AAA family ATPase, whose translation MDIGTQGTQAPAELAWLRGVDAYTMGAYPQAEEEFRTAVRIDPGMADAWLGLHALRVDTTTALLRMYHHRDRFCEQRRRHRRTLNSWYWLGWWVQPVLESPRDLLLAHASHWLDGRHVPELDRALAGLPPVDTDPQVRFLHACRAYLVKDWDQLVRHTEPLVDDPLLGIEAGLFGGMARVRLEMYGQAEPLLSAALMRCRSEQPQRKELRYWLARAHEGTGRTAAALPLYRAVHRVDPAFMDTAARLAAIAEYDGFDGSPEEAAGVAAVSLAGAGAGIGGDGGLGADLLDTPLDGQEYTGPDAPPQGVPGPGPGQGPGPGGSSGPAPSVPGVPASSGGAREKAAGAVAGRPAAPPFPASPVDPGLLGQAIAELERMVGLEPVKRQVKALSAQLEMARLRAAQGLPVQPPKRHFVFSGPSGTGKTTVARILGRVFYALGLLGGDHLVEAQRADLVGEFLGQTAVKANELIDSALGGVLFVDEAYSLSNTGYSKGDAYGDEALQVLLKRAEDNRDHLVVILAGYPEGMDRLLAANPGLSSRFTTRVDFPSYRPLELTEIGRVLAAGNGDLWDEESLEELRSISGHVVEQGWIDELGNGRFLRTLYEKSCAYRDLRLSGYAATPTREDLATLRLPDLMQAYGEVLSGRGPTSHGPQDPPPPAY comes from the coding sequence ATGGACATCGGCACGCAGGGCACACAGGCCCCGGCCGAGCTCGCCTGGCTGCGGGGCGTCGACGCCTACACCATGGGGGCGTATCCGCAGGCCGAGGAGGAGTTCCGGACCGCGGTGCGGATCGACCCCGGCATGGCCGACGCCTGGCTCGGGCTGCACGCCCTGCGGGTCGACACGACGACCGCCCTGCTGCGCATGTACCACCACCGGGACCGGTTCTGCGAGCAGCGCCGGCGGCACCGGAGGACGCTGAACTCCTGGTACTGGCTGGGCTGGTGGGTGCAGCCGGTGCTGGAGAGCCCCCGCGACCTGCTGCTCGCGCACGCCTCGCACTGGCTGGACGGCCGCCACGTCCCCGAGCTCGACCGGGCGCTCGCCGGGCTGCCGCCCGTGGACACCGACCCGCAGGTGCGGTTCCTGCACGCCTGCCGGGCGTACCTCGTCAAGGACTGGGACCAGCTCGTGCGGCACACCGAGCCGCTCGTCGACGATCCGCTGCTCGGCATCGAGGCCGGCCTCTTCGGCGGCATGGCGCGGGTCCGGCTGGAGATGTACGGGCAGGCCGAGCCGCTGCTGTCGGCCGCGCTGATGCGGTGCCGCAGCGAGCAGCCGCAGCGCAAGGAGCTGCGCTACTGGCTGGCGCGGGCGCACGAGGGCACGGGCCGCACGGCCGCCGCCCTGCCGCTGTACCGGGCGGTGCACCGGGTGGACCCGGCGTTCATGGACACCGCGGCGCGGTTGGCGGCCATCGCCGAGTACGACGGGTTCGACGGCTCGCCGGAGGAGGCCGCGGGTGTCGCGGCCGTGTCGCTGGCGGGCGCCGGAGCCGGCATCGGCGGCGACGGCGGGCTCGGCGCCGACCTGCTCGACACACCGCTGGACGGGCAGGAGTACACCGGACCGGACGCCCCGCCGCAGGGCGTTCCGGGTCCGGGTCCGGGCCAGGGTCCGGGTCCGGGCGGGTCCTCGGGGCCGGCCCCCTCCGTGCCCGGCGTGCCCGCGTCGTCGGGCGGGGCACGGGAGAAGGCGGCGGGCGCCGTGGCCGGCCGGCCGGCCGCTCCCCCGTTCCCGGCGAGCCCCGTCGACCCGGGGCTGCTCGGCCAGGCCATCGCCGAGCTGGAGCGGATGGTGGGGCTGGAACCGGTGAAGCGCCAGGTGAAGGCGTTGTCCGCACAGCTGGAGATGGCACGGCTGCGCGCGGCGCAGGGGCTGCCGGTACAACCGCCGAAACGTCACTTTGTCTTCTCGGGCCCCTCCGGCACCGGGAAGACCACCGTCGCCCGCATCCTCGGCCGGGTCTTCTACGCGCTCGGGCTGCTGGGCGGCGACCACCTCGTCGAGGCGCAGCGGGCCGACCTGGTCGGCGAGTTCCTCGGCCAGACGGCGGTGAAGGCCAACGAGCTGATCGACTCCGCGCTCGGCGGGGTGCTCTTCGTCGACGAGGCGTACTCCCTGTCGAACACCGGCTACAGCAAGGGCGACGCCTACGGCGACGAGGCCCTCCAGGTCCTGCTGAAGCGCGCCGAGGACAACCGCGACCACCTGGTGGTGATCCTCGCCGGCTACCCCGAGGGGATGGATCGGCTGCTGGCCGCGAACCCCGGACTGTCGTCCCGCTTCACCACGCGGGTCGACTTCCCCTCCTACCGGCCGCTCGAACTGACGGAGATCGGCCGCGTGCTGGCCGCCGGGAACGGTGACCTCTGGGACGAGGAGTCGCTGGAGGAGCTGCGCTCGATCAGCGGCCACGTGGTGGAGCAGGGGTGGATCGACGAGCTGGGGAACGGCCGGTTCCTTCGGACGCTGTACGAGAAGTCGTGCGCGTACCGGGACCTGCGGCTGTCCGGGTACGCGGCGACGCCGACGCGGGAGGACCTGGCGACGCTGCGGCTGCCGGACCTGATGCAGGCGTACGGCGAGGTCCTCTCGGGCCGCGGCCCGACCTCCCACGGTCCGCAGGACCCCCCGCCCCCCGCGTACTGA
- a CDS encoding PH domain-containing protein translates to MTDAPSEVPALPVTFRPRRTRAVLLTVGAVMFAVLTAVALILERLHPGERMSFILTAGLFYGVLILMSRPKVVADEDGVTVVNLTRSRRLSWPEILRVNLRVGDPWVFLDLSDGTSLPALGIQPGIGRAQAIRDARALRALVENRGTGAEQR, encoded by the coding sequence ATGACCGACGCGCCCAGCGAAGTCCCCGCCCTCCCCGTCACCTTCCGCCCCCGGCGCACGCGCGCCGTGCTCCTCACCGTCGGCGCCGTCATGTTCGCCGTACTGACGGCGGTCGCCCTGATACTGGAGCGGCTCCACCCGGGGGAGCGCATGAGCTTCATCCTCACGGCCGGCCTGTTCTACGGGGTGCTCATCCTGATGAGCCGCCCCAAGGTGGTGGCCGACGAGGACGGCGTCACCGTCGTCAACCTGACCCGCAGCCGCCGCCTGTCGTGGCCGGAGATCCTCCGGGTCAACCTGCGCGTCGGTGACCCGTGGGTCTTCCTCGACCTGAGTGACGGCACCAGCCTGCCCGCCCTCGGCATCCAGCCCGGCATCGGCCGGGCCCAGGCCATCCGCGACGCACGGGCGCTGCGCGCCCTCGTCGAGAACCGCGGGACGGGCGCCGAGCAGCGCTGA
- the hisG gene encoding ATP phosphoribosyltransferase yields the protein MLRIAVPNKGSLSGPASAMLHEAGYKQRKESKELVLVDPENEVEFFYLRPRDIAIYVSSGKLDIGITGRDLLLDSGADAEEILQLGFARSTFRYATRPGTASGPADFHGMTIATSYEGIVAKHLDDHGIDASVVHLDGAVETAVQLGVAQVIADVVETGTSLRNAGLEIVGEPILTSEAVVVRRTGAPADDPGVQRFLRRLQGVLVARSYVMMDYDCRAEHLERAVALTPGLESPTISPLHNEGWVAVRAMVPAKDAQRIMDDLYALGARAILTTAIHACRL from the coding sequence ATGCTGCGCATCGCCGTCCCCAACAAGGGTTCACTGTCCGGGCCTGCGTCGGCGATGCTCCATGAGGCCGGCTACAAGCAGCGCAAGGAGTCCAAGGAGCTCGTGCTGGTCGACCCGGAGAACGAGGTCGAGTTCTTCTACCTCCGCCCCCGGGACATCGCGATCTACGTCAGCTCCGGCAAGCTCGACATCGGCATCACCGGCCGGGACCTCCTGCTGGACTCCGGCGCCGACGCCGAGGAGATCCTCCAGCTCGGCTTCGCCCGCTCCACCTTCCGCTACGCCACCCGGCCCGGCACGGCGAGCGGCCCGGCCGACTTCCACGGCATGACGATCGCCACCTCCTACGAGGGCATCGTCGCCAAGCACCTCGACGACCACGGCATCGACGCGTCCGTCGTCCACCTCGACGGCGCCGTCGAGACCGCCGTCCAGCTGGGTGTCGCCCAGGTCATCGCGGACGTCGTCGAGACCGGCACGTCCCTGCGCAACGCCGGTCTGGAGATCGTCGGCGAGCCCATCCTCACCTCCGAGGCCGTCGTCGTGCGCCGCACCGGCGCCCCCGCCGACGACCCCGGCGTGCAGCGGTTCCTCCGCCGCCTCCAGGGCGTCCTGGTCGCCCGCAGCTACGTGATGATGGACTACGACTGCCGCGCCGAGCACCTGGAGCGGGCCGTCGCCCTCACCCCGGGCCTGGAGTCCCCCACCATCTCCCCGCTGCACAACGAGGGCTGGGTCGCCGTCCGCGCGATGGTCCCCGCCAAGGACGCGCAGCGCATCATGGACGACCTGTACGCCCTCGGCGCGCGGGCCATCCTCACCACGGCGATCCACGCCTGCCGCCTCTGA
- a CDS encoding phosphoribosyl-ATP diphosphatase — MANKTFEQLFAELELKARTGDPATSRTAELVDKGVHAIGKKVVEEAAEVWMAAEYEGKDAAAEEISQLLYHVQVMMVARGISLDDVYAHL, encoded by the coding sequence ATGGCGAACAAAACCTTCGAACAGCTCTTCGCCGAGCTGGAGCTCAAGGCCAGGACCGGCGACCCCGCCACCTCCCGCACCGCCGAACTGGTGGACAAGGGGGTCCATGCCATCGGCAAGAAGGTCGTCGAGGAGGCCGCCGAAGTCTGGATGGCCGCCGAGTACGAGGGCAAGGACGCCGCCGCCGAGGAGATCTCGCAGCTGCTGTACCACGTCCAGGTGATGATGGTCGCCCGCGGGATCTCGCTCGACGACGTCTACGCCCACCTCTGA
- the ribH gene encoding 6,7-dimethyl-8-ribityllumazine synthase: MSGKGAPELTVKNCGDLRVAVVAAQWHEKIMDGLVDGALRALHELGIDEPTVLRVPGSFELPVVAKVLAGRGYDAVVALGVVIRGGTPHFDYVCQGVTQGLVQVSVDTGVPVGFGVLTCDTEEQALDRAGLEGSNEDKGHEAVTAAVATATTLRTVSEPWR, encoded by the coding sequence GTGAGCGGCAAGGGCGCACCCGAACTGACCGTGAAGAACTGCGGAGACCTCCGGGTCGCCGTCGTCGCGGCCCAGTGGCACGAAAAGATCATGGACGGCCTGGTCGACGGCGCCCTGCGCGCCCTCCACGAGCTCGGCATCGACGAGCCGACCGTGCTGCGCGTCCCCGGCAGCTTCGAGCTGCCCGTCGTCGCCAAGGTCCTCGCGGGCCGCGGCTACGACGCGGTGGTCGCCCTCGGCGTCGTCATCCGCGGCGGCACGCCCCACTTCGACTACGTGTGCCAGGGTGTCACCCAGGGCCTCGTCCAGGTCTCCGTCGACACCGGCGTCCCCGTCGGCTTCGGCGTCCTCACCTGCGACACCGAGGAGCAGGCCCTCGACCGCGCCGGCCTGGAGGGCTCGAACGAGGACAAGGGTCACGAAGCGGTCACCGCCGCCGTGGCCACCGCGACGACCCTGCGCACCGTCAGCGAACCCTGGCGCTGA
- a CDS encoding bifunctional 3,4-dihydroxy-2-butanone-4-phosphate synthase/GTP cyclohydrolase II, with product MTTAPELSVWDPADLTLDPVEQAVRDIAAGRPVVVVDDEDRENEGDLVIAAEKVTPEIVAFMMSECRGLICAPMEGDELDRLRLPQMVADNTESMGTAFTVSVDAAPAHGVTTGISAADRATTLRLLASGTAEAADFVRPGHVFPLRARPGGVLARDGHTEAAVDLARLAGLRPAGAIVEIAGEDGVMLRLPELVPFARKHGLTIISIADLVAHLRGGARAAAPAPAPRPTVRREAEVRLPTAHGDFTAYGYRSTTDGVEHVALVHGDLGDGEDVLVRVHSECLTGDVFHSLRCDCGPQLHAAMDRVTEAGRGVVVYLRGHEGRGIGLLSKLRAYELQERGRDTLDANLELGLPADARDYAAGAEMLADLGVRSVRVMTNNPDKTAALARHGLTVLGREAMPVQAGEHNVRYLRTKRDRMGHDLPWLDPAADVSPCATQ from the coding sequence ATGACCACCGCACCCGAGCTGTCCGTGTGGGACCCCGCCGACCTGACCCTCGACCCCGTCGAGCAGGCCGTCCGCGACATCGCCGCCGGACGCCCCGTCGTGGTCGTCGACGACGAGGACCGGGAGAACGAGGGCGACCTCGTCATCGCCGCCGAGAAGGTCACACCCGAGATCGTCGCCTTCATGATGAGCGAGTGCCGCGGTCTGATCTGCGCCCCCATGGAGGGCGACGAGCTGGACCGCCTGCGGCTCCCGCAGATGGTCGCCGACAACACCGAGTCCATGGGGACCGCCTTCACCGTCTCGGTCGACGCGGCCCCCGCCCACGGCGTCACCACCGGCATCTCCGCCGCCGACCGCGCCACCACCCTCCGGCTCCTGGCGAGCGGCACCGCCGAGGCGGCGGACTTCGTCCGGCCCGGCCACGTCTTCCCGCTGCGCGCCCGGCCCGGTGGCGTCCTCGCCCGCGACGGCCACACCGAGGCCGCGGTGGACCTCGCCCGGCTCGCCGGACTCCGCCCGGCCGGGGCGATCGTCGAGATCGCCGGCGAGGACGGCGTCATGCTGCGGCTGCCCGAGCTCGTCCCGTTCGCCCGCAAGCACGGCCTGACGATCATCTCCATCGCGGACCTCGTCGCCCACCTGCGCGGGGGCGCCCGCGCGGCCGCCCCCGCCCCGGCCCCGCGGCCGACCGTCCGCCGCGAGGCCGAGGTGCGGCTGCCCACCGCGCACGGTGACTTCACCGCGTACGGCTACCGCTCCACGACCGACGGCGTCGAGCACGTCGCCCTCGTCCACGGCGACCTCGGGGACGGCGAGGACGTCCTCGTCCGCGTCCACTCCGAGTGCCTCACCGGCGACGTCTTCCACTCCCTGCGCTGCGACTGCGGCCCCCAGCTGCACGCCGCCATGGACCGCGTCACGGAGGCCGGCCGCGGTGTCGTCGTCTACCTGCGCGGTCACGAGGGCCGTGGCATCGGCCTGCTGTCGAAGCTCCGCGCGTACGAGCTGCAGGAGCGCGGGCGCGACACCCTCGACGCCAACCTGGAGCTCGGCCTGCCCGCCGACGCCCGCGACTACGCCGCCGGCGCCGAGATGCTCGCCGACCTCGGTGTGCGCAGCGTCCGCGTCATGACCAACAACCCGGACAAGACCGCCGCCCTCGCCCGCCACGGCCTCACCGTGCTGGGCCGGGAGGCGATGCCCGTGCAGGCCGGCGAGCACAACGTCCGGTACCTGCGCACCAAGCGGGACCGCATGGGCCACGACCTGCCCTGGCTCGACCCCGCGGCCGACGTGTCCCCCTGCGCGACCCAGTAG
- a CDS encoding nicotinamide mononucleotide transporter family protein has protein sequence MSALDWLNSEAFAAFGQRIIWSDLLGNTIGLAALALGWRRSLWTWPAQLLSGVVLVAAYASAHLSGGVGKQLLVITVALWGWRQWRLGRGQAQDGSIAVRFATWRERGFLVAGAVAGTLAVGGLFTLYPSLSWSPWADAYIFVGTLVAMVAQARGLVEFWFAWLLVDVVGVPLAFGSGLAFSGLVYVVYFALVLWGMRDWWLRTRTPAKALEGAPA, from the coding sequence GTGAGCGCCCTGGACTGGCTCAACAGCGAGGCGTTCGCCGCCTTCGGACAGCGCATCATCTGGTCCGACCTGCTCGGCAACACCATCGGCCTCGCCGCCCTCGCCCTCGGCTGGCGCCGCTCCCTGTGGACGTGGCCCGCCCAACTCCTGTCCGGTGTCGTCCTCGTCGCGGCCTACGCCTCCGCCCACCTCTCCGGCGGGGTCGGCAAGCAGCTCCTCGTCATCACCGTCGCCCTGTGGGGCTGGCGGCAGTGGCGGCTCGGCCGCGGCCAGGCCCAGGACGGCTCCATCGCCGTCCGCTTCGCCACCTGGCGGGAGCGCGGGTTCCTCGTGGCCGGCGCCGTCGCGGGCACCCTCGCCGTCGGCGGCCTCTTCACCCTCTACCCGTCGCTGTCGTGGAGCCCGTGGGCCGACGCGTACATCTTCGTCGGCACGCTCGTCGCGATGGTCGCCCAGGCCCGCGGCCTCGTCGAGTTCTGGTTCGCGTGGCTCCTCGTCGACGTCGTCGGCGTCCCGCTCGCCTTCGGCAGCGGCCTGGCCTTCTCCGGCCTCGTCTACGTCGTCTACTTCGCCCTCGTCCTGTGGGGCATGCGCGACTGGTGGCTCCGCACGCGCACCCCGGCCAAGGCTCTGGAAGGAGCACCGGCATGA
- a CDS encoding riboflavin synthase, with translation MFTGIVEELGEVTAVETLDDASRFRLRGPVVTRGAKHGDSIAVNGVCLTVVEQEGDEFTADVMAETLKRSSLGALTVGSPVNLERPMVADGRFGGHIVQGHVDGTGTVVERVPSENWEVVKVSLPAELARYVVEKGSITVDGVSLTVVEAGDDHFTVSLIPTTLALTTLGTKQPGDPVNLEVDVIAKYVERLLGTRGGSR, from the coding sequence GTGTTCACCGGAATCGTCGAAGAACTGGGTGAGGTCACCGCCGTCGAGACCCTCGACGACGCCTCGCGCTTCCGCCTCCGCGGCCCCGTGGTCACCCGGGGCGCGAAGCACGGCGACTCGATCGCCGTCAACGGCGTGTGCCTCACCGTCGTCGAGCAGGAGGGCGACGAGTTCACCGCCGACGTGATGGCCGAGACCCTCAAGCGCTCCAGCCTCGGCGCCCTCACCGTCGGGTCCCCCGTCAACCTGGAGCGGCCCATGGTCGCCGACGGTCGCTTCGGCGGACACATCGTCCAGGGCCACGTCGACGGCACCGGCACCGTCGTCGAACGCGTCCCCTCCGAGAACTGGGAGGTCGTCAAGGTCTCCCTCCCCGCCGAACTCGCCCGGTACGTCGTGGAGAAGGGCTCCATCACGGTGGACGGCGTCAGCCTCACCGTGGTCGAGGCGGGCGACGACCACTTCACCGTCAGCCTCATCCCCACCACGCTCGCCCTCACCACCCTCGGCACGAAGCAGCCCGGCGACCCGGTCAACCTGGAGGTCGACGTCATCGCCAAGTACGTCGAGCGCCTCCTCGGCACCCGGGGAGGCAGCCGGTGA